The DNA window ACATATGAGGCCCCTGCAATTCATGAAGATGATTCAGTAGAAGACAGGTTCATCAGAAAAAAACCCATCGCGTTAATGATGAGTGAACATGTCAAGCAAAAGGGGCCCCATATATTTATTCGGATGTACAGCTGGAGCAGGTTGGTGGAAATAACAAGACAATAAGAATTAAGATCGACTAGATTTTTTAGGGACATCACTGAGAAGAAGTGATCCAAGTCCCAAGGCCAGGGTTTATAGCAACAAGTCCCTTTTTATCTTTTTGGTGTCCCCCTACCCCCTGGGTCTCTGTGTGCGAGTGACAAGAGTATTCTGGGAACAGTTTGTTTTGAGCTTCCCGTACCTCTCTGGGTGTGAGAGCACTGGGTAATTGAGTCAACAAGGAAAAACAGATCCACTCTGCGATGTAAACTTGGCTCGTTTTCTAACTTCTGTATAAGAAGTTCCACAACCTGCATGAAAATCAGAATTTCAGATCCATTTTCAAGGAAAATAACAAGTAAATTAATGGTGTAGAAATGGGAAAGATGAACATTCAGTAACTAAGTATAGACAAATCAATAGAAAAGTACCTACAATCATCGGTTGTCCAATAGACGAAAAACATCTCAATTCAACTATTTCTCAAGGAAAAATACATATTCACCCCACCTCAAAACTCTCATCACTTTCTGCACCTCAGAAGCATATACTAGTTGTTCTTTGGTAGTATCTCACACATCTTGAAACAGTAGATAATTTATTCACTGTAAATAGCAGTATGAATTGGCCATCTCAACAaggaaattttataatttgtatttttcatCTGGGGCTTCAAAGAGGTTGTGCAAGGTGTCCTTTGGACCTATTAAGGTCCGAAGGTAAACTGGTAGATAAAGTACATTGGTGTTAGTTTCATATGAATTTTGAATACATAAATCTCATTTAaactatttttaatgaattctGTGGGGATTTGGATCCTCTTCAAATCTGAGAAAGATTTCGAATATGTTTATTTCAAATACTTCACTCCAAACGCAACCTAAAAGAATAAGCATGAGGATCTGAAAATTCTAATTTCAGAGCAtggaacaaagaaaaagaatgagTCAGCGAATTATACATCATAAGTAATAATAATGTCCTCCGTCAGATATCAGTACTCCTAATTTAAAAAAGGTGAAACCAAGAAACCACCAACAGCTACAAAGCAAACCTAGAATTATTCTATACCATGCATAAGCTTTATATTGGAACCAAACTACCATGTATCTCAACAAAGTTTGACAAATAAAGTATAGGCCTCAAAAAAGAAACTTAAGGACAACATAAGAATGATTCACCACAAAAAACCTCACATGATAGATAAATTGGATAGCATGACAAAAAAAAGATAGAATAATTACAATAAAAACAAAGGAATAATTGGATTAATTGAACAAAGATGCCAGTAAGCTACCTCATTGGCAAGCCCATACTTCGCACAATCAATTGCAAGTCGAGTAGCGCGTGCAATACTCTCTTTGGTCCTTGACAGTGTCTCTATCATCCCTTCAAATGCATCACGAGCAACAGCTGCCTCAGTACCACCACTTAAAGAGCTCCCAGAGCCCTGATGACCAGAGCTTACCCTCCTCTCCTCAAGTTCATCATTCTCATGTGGATTATTAGATTGGATTTGATGAAGACTGGAGCAAGGAGACCTGGGAGGAGCTTCTAAAACATTCAGCTGGAGAGTGTTGCTTGCTTCATATGCCAGAGCAGCAGGTGCAGGGCTTGGTCCCCGTCCAGCCATCTCAATGTTAGGAACAGAAAAAAGAAAACGGTTTCCGTAAGTATTCTGAAAGTGTGTCTGTTTCTTTCTTGCCTGAGCAGCAGCAATAAGATGTTTCATTGACGAGACAGAGTCTGAAGTTTTTGAGTCAACCGCGTGACTTGTTTTGTGGGCCTTGCTAGCACTCAGCCTGAGCAATGGGGAAATCAAGCTTAAGAAAGAAAGAGACAGAAAAACTTATCCCCATAATATCACAAGCATTTATCATTACCTTTCCTGAACTGACATGATGTTTTCTTTTGAAGTCCCAAGCTCAGAGCCATTGATCCGTGAATCCATTTTTGGAGTAGTATTCTTTTTCTCTCCAGAATATGGTTGCTTGCTTCTTTCACTTAGCAACTGATTAGGATATAAGTTTGACCTATCAGACGATGCTGCATTCTTTTCATCTCCTGGAGGAGTTTTTTTCCTAAAATCATTACTAGGTGCCTTGTTGGGTTGCATGCTTTCCAGTTCTCCTGATACTCTCCCACCACCAACAGACTGGGAGGACCTTTTAGGAGAAACTGGAATCAGTTTAAACTCCATCGGGGTTAACTTCTCAGAGTCCAGCTTCTGTGGACTAGGAGAAACATGTGCAGCTGATGATTCTCGTGTTCTCTTCTCCATACCTTGTTGAGCAGCTGGAGATAACAGCTTATTCATCCCCCGATTAAACTGTACCTGCTCCTTTAACACATTATCAACTTCTCTTGAATTTCTTAACACCTGTGACTCATGGACAGGTTTCTCACCATGCGTTACAGATTTCCTTTTTGAATCTGACATTCGTGGAGTTACAGACACCTTATTAGTTCCTCCGTGAACTGGAGTTTTAGGcaactcatcatcatcatcaccacaTATGCGGACAGATCTACGCTTCAATGGTAGCTGCACAACTGGAGATATGACTTTGCTACAATTAGAAACTATTAAGTCAGTCTTATGTGATACAGAAGTCCCCGGTCTATTTTCAGAAATCAAGGCAGCACCTGACATTGTTTCCAGTTCCCGCTGATGACGCTTTATTCGGGGGAGATCGTTGTCGTTACTAACAATTGCCGGTCTAATGGGAAAGGCCTCAGCCTTCCCACCTGATGTAAACCTTTTAGGGTCTTTACCAGCCATTTTGTCATCAAGAGCATTATTAGGACCTCTAGAATAACTTTTGCCGTTTATTTGAGCCTTTATCAAGTTAGCATCCTTTCCCGTATCAGCAGGTTTTGATATTTTGGCAGGAGATGATATTTCATTTGTATGAGACCCTTTCCTTTCACTGCCATGTTGGACCTTCATCTTTTTCCGGGGATTAACATCACCATGTGACTCAAAGTTTACTTTAGCATCCTGTTGGACACCATGTACTGCCTCAGATTGCctttcttctttcaccaacctttTTTCCCTCTTTTGACTACTGACCTCTAAATGTAATTTTGGAATATCAGGCGATGAAAGCTTCATGCTGTCACCTGAAGCAAATTTTCTTCTCATCACTTCTCCCTTATGATCATGAGGAACAGTTGATCCACCACTTCTAAGTACTGCACCTGGATATTTTTTCTTTGAGCCCATTGCCAGCTTTGGTCTGTGTCCATTTGTCAATTCATTCTGGCTACCATCAGTTAATCTTCCCTTTACATTGCAATCAAGAGAATCTTCCTTCTTAAGTGAATGGTGTGAAGGGCTAGATACTGATGGTGAATCCTTTACAACATTGTTGTGGTTTGAACAGAGCTTATTGTTCTTTCGCGAAGATATGGGAGGGGACAACATACGATTCACGTCATTTGACAAATAAGGCTTCACGTCTAGACATTCTACCTCATCTTGCTTGTGCGCACGATGCTCTAAACCAGAGTCCAGATCATCAGACTCTTTAGTTTCCAACTTGCATTCTGGCGCAATCCCATTGTTTCGATTAACATCCAAGACCTCATCTACCACTGAATCAACAGAATGTGCCTCAGGTGAATGAGTTTGTGTACTGTCATCATCTACCACACCACTTAAATTTTTTCGCTGCAACTCTTCAAATTCCTCACATATGTCCTTCACTGCTTGGGCGAAGTATTTAACTGTCTTACCCAGGCATCGAGCAGACAGTTTATTTTTCGCTTCATTGGTGAATATCTGAATATCCACAGGAGCAACAAAAGCTCTATAAAAGGAGAAAAaccagaaagaaaaaaaattaaaactatacTTGTTATTCCCTAGCCAGTATGCCAAAAGAATATAATTAAGAACAAAATTGAATGAACGAAGAAAAGCATTCATATGAATCacttaaaaaatgataaattccGTTTGGCCTTTCTTGAGTGTTTTCTGCTGCGAATAAGTCAAAGGAATGCCACTTAACATAGCATATCGGGTCACTTACCATATAGCATAGTTTGTGTACATCCTCATTGAGGTCCATAGTGCGAAAAAAGAACCAATACTGCTAAGTTACTAACACAATTTTGTTAACAGAAATTTAGTATTAATATCATAGATGTACGGGTACCATTAGTCCAATACAAAATGTCAAGACTCCAATTTCTTCAGAATAGCATTTGAGAACCCCAAGTAAAAGAACCTACTTGCAGGACATGAAGCAGATGTTTTTTAACTTCTATTCTTACAAAAGTTTATTGAAGAAAGTATATACCATAAGTACTACAAGGACACAAAAGGGTAGTaggtattttattattattactattattattttacttttatgttATCTACTGTAAAATCGTAAATCATAGACAATATTTTTCATAGCAATATAaggacacaaaaggaaagtAGGTACTCATCACTCCCTCAGGTAGAAACAGTTTTCTTTAGGTACCTAGAAGGCTAATAAAAACTTTATGCACGTATGAATAATGCTAATCAAGTCCCTTCACCACTAGTGCATGTAAGTGAAAAGACAAAAAGGAAGTACTCACATTTCCGCAGTACCAAAGAACTGGACGAAGCATTTTTTTGGATCGGAAGCACGCTGCCAGTCTTCAGGTCTGCTGATCTGAAATTTTGAAGCCATTAAGCATCGTGCATCAGTTGTTCAACTCACATAAGGTCAAACAGATACTATAAGAAACAAAGAAATTACCATCATTCAGCCAACTTAATCTATCAGAGGCACATGCAAGCAAACAAACATTGGAAACCAAGATAAGCGGCACCAAGTTCTATTAACATAGATGCAAGATTAATATTGATATGTTTGTTTGCTTTTAACAGATCTGTAAGGAAACTAATCAAAACCTTGAATAGTGGCAGGACCAACAACTGGATACTAGTATATAATACATGTGGTCGTCTATGTAAAGACATATAAGCTCCTGCCTAAACAAATAAATACCTAAAAAGAGTGTATCAATAACTATTTACCAAAATTGACCTAAAAAGATTCCATTCTAATACACAAGTCTAGACGGTCacccgtcccccaaaattccaaCAAGATGGCTCTGGAAGAAGCTCTTTTACTAAGCGCATCAAGGCCTACCTTACCTACATATCCAGCAACACCAGAAACATTGGATTCATCTTGTACTTAAACTTAAAAGATTTAAGATTCTCCAAATAATAATCCTCAATCTATCTTGCAAGGGCTAATTCCAGTCAAACTTAGCAGCGTAATGCAAGTCCACAGTGCGACGACTTCACCTCGATGCCGGCCATAAAAATTAAACTCCTAGAGCAGAGAAATTGAATACTCACGGCAGCAGACAGCTACTCCACGACAAAATCAACAGAAAGCGGACGAAGAAAACAGCACAATCAACAAAAAGCATCAAAGCGAACAGGAATGTACCTTGGCAGGCCAAGCGGGGAAACCCTTAACTTTGGCGAGAACGAGATCGCCCAAACTCAATTCGCTCATCGCCTTAACCCCCTTCGCTCCGCGCCTGCGCCCCGGAGCCATTCACCTCCGATTCCAACTTATTTCCACCTAATTCTGAGCAAACAGCCGACAGTGGAGCAGTGGGAAGATCCCTAGCGTAAACAACAGATGTCCGGGGGCAGCATGCCCCCTGAAACGGCGTCAGTCCGCGGCCGGCGAACTCTGGTGCTACGGAGGTAGGCTTCAGCGGCGATCACGGTGATAGAGCAGGAGAGAAGGCAAATTTCGCATGCGGGAagcggaggcggtggaggtagTGGTGGTGATTTTGGCAGCAGAtgagagagtgagagtgagagagagagagagagagagagagagagagtatgtgTATGCATTCTGTAAATATCTCGTTTGTCAAAATTCACCTAtctattggaaaataattactGTATGTAATTTAAGCGACTATCGAGTAACACAATAAAAGTACTTTTATCCCAAACCATACTTCAAACAAAAACCAAAATGGGAATTTTTatagttttaataaaattatgtttAGTTGCATATAAATGTAGTATAAACCATTTACaacttttttgttttaaaataattatattatattgttttTAGTATTAATAGATACCATaatttatcttttaaatttattttaatatatagtaattttttaaaatttatatcaaatatttatttttaatcaaaacAATATTGTTTTAAATTTCTTTGATTAAATATCAGTCCTTAATTCTTCCTTGCCATGATTATGTTGGGCCTTCATCAAATAAATTTGATGTAGTTAATCCATTATATATTAGGCCCAATTTAAACAATGGACCTTATTCAGCATTAGCACAAGTCCAAAGCCCATCATAGAGGAAATATAGGGCCAGGGGCATACAAGGATCCACAACATACTAATAAATGTAgtggtattttattttctaaattattattaatgcATATGTGGTCCCTTATTCCAAAAATTATCTAATCGGGACAAATTGTCTACAGTGTAACCGAAGAGGCGAGAAGCAGAAGCGCAACTTAATTGGTAACACGATCTCCTTCCAAAAATAAGTTGGGAGATACGAGCTatcacaaaaatagaaaaataggaATGGATGGATAACCAtctttaatcatttttttaaaaactaaagGATAAAGGTAGGCAATAAGATGTTTCTCATTCTATCAATAAGTTGTGAGTTCAAGACACCCTGATCATGGGATAAATAGAAAATTATCACTAATCATCTtttaatataaaagaaaaaagagattAGAGGTACAAGTTTCATCCTCACTATGTCATGGGTCGGTACGATATATCAATACCGAAACTATTATATCGTATATCCTACCAAAAATTTGATATGAGTAAAAATCATATATTCatcttaccaaaatttttgGCATATTAAATTTTAGGTATGACAAATTTCAAGTATGTCATACTGAAGTTCGGTATATTAGAATTTTGCATAATACCTACTTTCGATACAATATGTCATGATACtgttatatagtactccctccgtcccactcaagattgtcacattcttgagtggcacgagattttaggaaatgCTATAAGGTGAAATAAAGTAGATAGGAAAAATGTAGcagaatattttaatgaggggAGAGGAggttattttcaaaattggaaattggtcttcttgattgggacaaacaaaaaaggaaatgtgaccatcttgaatgagacggagggagtaccatattataaatataagcaTAAATATATTTTGGAATTCGTAGTATGTATCATGTTTATGGTATATATTGATGTCGGTATGTACATGGTACATCGTGAATTTTGGTATATACGGAAATTTTTATACATTGTGGCATATAATGATTCGTATCGTTATCATACCAAAATATTTCGATTAAATATCATATATACCTTATCAAAATATATCACACCTTACCAAAAATTACGATATATAAAACAAGAATACAGTAAGTCTCATATATCAATATTTCTATATATTTCCCATTCTTATCTATTCTCTTTATTCAACAAAATGAACATTTTTTATCAGggaaaaatattatattatcaattaaaaacaattaaaatattcgGCTCCTTATAAAGCACGGTTTGATAAGGAGAAGTGTAGTTAAAGACTATTATGGTGGcattcggttgccatgactaatatcatgagactatccatctagtattaagttgtgggattattttagttggaggagggaggttatgactaattatcatgagactatccatttaggattaagttgaaaggttcaatcttatgaaccaaacatgatacatatttaatcatgaaatttaatcttgtcaaccgaacaccccctataTGTATTACGTGATAGCCAAACCATATAAGTAGCAAAAGTCTAAGTTTAGCAAcattgaaggatttgattttgaAAATTAAGGGGTATAATATATTCAATGTATTCATCATTTATTGGCTCTATGATTCCAAGCAAAGTCCTATTATTATTATCCaatgtactccatccgtcccatgttacttgcactgttgCATCGGCTCatcacaaactccttacactatttatagtttaagttagaattaatgcatttaattaatatgttagtttaagttaaaagctcatttattaagtaatgtctcattacacttaaaattctaatttaattacactaacaaatcaatcccaaatttacagCCTAAGATGagaagtgcgagtaacatggggcggagggagtactaatcattatatatatagatacaTAGGAAATGACAAGTTTCAGAGTTTTTATTGAAGTTAgaacacataatcatatcattaatatcaattcatatcacaaaatatatatcaatttcTAACTTATTATCAATTTGGTAATAATAGATATCAGTTCCTAGATGAATTTATCGAGTACTGATATGATTTTCAATCCTTAAAGTTCTTATTTCTAAAAAGTTCTCACGGGAACTGCCCCTTGTCGACAATCTCTTGCTATTAATTTTAGACCTCTTAAATTAACTTGTCAAAAATCTCTTGATATTAATTTTAGATCCTCTTAAATTAACTTGTTAATTACACTATGGCACTGAAATGGAACTCCTAAGTCCTAACTGTGTTCTACATAGATAAAAGTATTACTTATTTGTATATTACTATACCTGTGGCTAGCCTAGTCAATTAAGAAAATAAGCCgcatttataataaattaacatTTGTCTTACTTTAAAAGCATTGATTGTAGGTGTAgacaagaaaatattttctttttggagtgttcggtttgcaaaattgtatccgggattaaatttgtagtgtgtttaatTCATGAGATTCATTCTCaaaactcaatcctagatggataatcataggataattagtcatagttaacccccttatgactaaaataatcccacaactcaatGCTAAATTATATCtcgatattattttatcttggcaACCGAACACTACCTTTATATATTAAGCCCACATTGTTGAGAAATTCTTCGTACGTAAGTGATAATTTctccattttgttattttatttgcaAATTTCTTTCATACGTTTCCTTTCATTACTTACCCAATAATTATTCAGAGtccaactacacatatatagtACCCCCTCCATCCGCAAAGATAAACAAACACCCCAATTTAAACAAACTCGATCAAAATTAAACCTAAAGAAGAAACccaaaaaaaagttaaattcCAAAGActctaatttttaataattagtcTTTTAGAGCCTGAAAAATTCATAAAGTTTGATCAACTTTTAGTTTATTGCAGAATTTTAAAActgaattataaaaattatgaattttaatattttactaatttcttATTAAATGATCTAGTTTATGTAAATTGTAGTACGTGGTATGACATCTGAAAATCTCTACGAGGATAAGACTGCTTGTgagttttatcattttttacaGTACACTTAGCACAAATAATTCAACTACATCATCAATTTAAATTAGACGTACTTCAAATCAATAATATAtcaaaaataagaaattgaaatatttcgttatgaaaattggagaaaaAGTGTTATGGTGGTTTGAACAAAAAAGTGTTAACTTAAAGTGTTTTCACGATTGATTTTTAAACTTGTGGATGGACCAGAGTTTGACCAAAATTTATAGTTTTCACTAATTTACCCTATTTTATTTGTACATGGGTGTGTAGAATAGTTCATCCCATTCATTTGTATTGACATTCATACCGCGCGTTATTCTTCTTCTTATCGTGAAATATGTTAGAATTCATGCTTCTCTTTTTTCTGGCAGATTTTTATAATTATCGGCCAGACTATTTCTTGTTTTAGAGCTTCCgcaatggcggcgagcccaccggctagccgatccctggcgctcgccgaatcattgcagccggcgagcgccaaatcggtaagaaaaacggcgagcgcacgccgattccctcGCGCTGGCCGaagcgctcgccgatcggctagcCGCCATTGCAgtctcccgatcggcgagcgatcggcaagcggaaattttgttttaatttaattttcaaaacactatatatacgcgacttgcacgtcatttttatttgcaccacttgttataacgagtactctctcgttatgatgattttttatttatgtaattttttaaaaaattaatgttttttttaattaatgtactttttaaaattttaataatattattgagtattctcgtatctgtgtcgaaaatttaattccgtattttgtgtgattgttaattatttatttttataattttgtttattgtgactaggctatggctgagctattgcttgtccagttgcttgtcttgatgatgtggcaggaggagtttttagggTTGTTGATGTGGTATGGGGAGtttatggctaggctatggctggactattgctTGTCCAAAACCACCGTGGATGCTTATACATAAATTTACAATTTTTCCTTCAACAATTGGAccttttaaaattatgaaatccAATAGGAGAATGATTGGGTTGAATGCAGATTGCAATACACACTGATATATAATATAGTCTTCAATATAAAGAGCGATGACTTTGCTTTCTCCATATACTCCCAACTCTAATATTATCATCGCCTCAATTCTAAGGATTTGGATATACAGTCATTGTGCTATTCCAATACTCAATTTATTTTCCTAACACACTAATATTTTTCACATACAAATTAAAAACTGTTATATGCTCTATGAATAACATATACTCTAGGCTCTAGCTCTTTGGTCCCCATGAAAAGTCCCATTTCAGATGTCCAACACGGGTATTAAGAAATTGTGTGACTTTGCATTAAATGAGAGATATATTAGGTCACGTTTTGGTCATTGTGCTATataattatttgactttatttattttaaggtTTCATAATGATATTTAGTGATGAAAAGTACGAATAAAGATCATTGTTATTTTTAGCAAATTctaaatgagacttctaatgaGGATcatatgaaaatgaaaaaaaaggaacTTCTAATGGGGACTAAAGGGAGTTCCTagtaaatttattatttaagttGAAAATGTTGGTTTATAAAGGCCGTCACGGTCCTAATTGAAACTGGCTTATTGTAAGTCGGGACTAACCGAGTTAAAAACCTGTAAAATGGCTAAAAATCACCTAATTTGAACTAATATCAATGGTGAAAAAtgtttgtagagagagaaaatagccaAGTGATGGCGATATTTGAGGAAGATGAGAAATTTCtaggtgaagaagaagaagaagaagaagaagaagaagaagaagaagaagaagaagaagaagaagaagaagaagaaggaggtaTGAATATGATTAATATCATTAttgtaataattattaatttaaaaggTGCTTTGATTTTAATAGATAACATAATTTATCTTttctaaatttaattaattatagtttgatataaatatttaatcaaaACCAAATTTCTGTGATTTAAAATGAGCCCGTCTATGGGCAACCATGATTACATTGGGCCTTCACCTAATAAAACAATCGATCTTATTTACATTAGCACAACTACACAAGGCCAAAGCCCCCATCACATGAAAAATATAATGATTCACCGCATAcaaaaatttatttgattttcaaaTTTAGTGACTTTTTATTTCTTGTTTAATGTATATTTGGTCCCTTCAAATATTAATATCTAACAGGAAAGTTCTCTACGTAAATGATGAAACATAATTTAGTtggtaaaatattttttatccaGTAATAAGTTGAGTGTTTGTGTCATCAAGGTCACAAAAGTAGATGGAAATATCATCTTACAAAGAAATTATAAGTAGACTATGAGTCGTGTCTATTATCCTCATTCAACAAAATCAACATTATTTATgaagggaaaaaatgaaaatttaattatcagtaaaattattaaaattttgattccTTATCAATCACGATGTGATAAGGATAAAAATCCTTAGCCAGGCTAAATAAGTAGCAAAAGTCTAAGTTTAGCCGTTTAGGGATGTttaaagatttgattttgaaaAGTAAGAGGCTATATATTCTATGTATTCATCTTCTATTGGCTCTAtgcattttttaatcaattaattaCCTATGTTTCTTTTTCCTTATCACCTAAGTAATTACAGTCCAACAATTAATTACCTCTCATTCGAACACGTGTATTGACATCCAATTTGTTAATTAATCACTCAATTTGCTCATCATTTGAACATGTATATTCCTCTCCAACTTACACTACAAATACATATGCACACCAATATTAAGACTCAAGCTTTCCATCTATTGTTGGCATCCAAAGCGTTCCATCTATTGTTGTTGCTGTGGTAGAATTTTTGAGAAATTCTTGCAAAGATGTGATCTCTGTGGATGCAAATTCAAGGATTTCTCGACTTGAGGAGGGAATGAGAGTATGAGAAGAGTTAAGAAGGCGATGCATTGTTTGCTTCAAAGAAATCACAGCAGCATATTGATAAACTCGTAGTTTAGTAcgtattttggatgtttaatGTGATTATTTCAGTGTTTTATAGCATATTACCTGAGTTTGCATCCATTACCCACTATTTAGGTGTTTTGATGAGTTTGTAGAGTGTTTGTAGTTAAAACAGGTGAAAAGGAGTTGAAAAGGAGTTCGGTGCTGGAGTACAGAAacttcgcccgaccgggcgttcgtGCTTAAGGAAAACGCCCGGTTGGGCGTTTTAAGCAAAATCTTCTATTTCtgccccgggtataaaagggGACCGAGGGTTTTCGACTCCCACACGTCACACACGTCAGAAGTAGTTTTGAAGGTTTGAGAGCGGATTTGAGAGACAAGAAGTCCCAATCCTCAACAaggttgaagacgaagacgatttGCCCATTCAACCCACTCTTGGGAGTATCTTTATTAGTTTTCCTATGTTCAATTCACTTTCTATGGATTTATCTTGTGAATTTGcgttgaatatgagtagctaaatttcttgtagagttttggtgaagactacaatgaacgCTTTTGATTAATTCAAGGACTTTTGtttacctatgctcttgtgattccttttgtttcattcttgagctttttcaattcaattgcttagctaccaattgagtttgttgacctagttttgagtaatcgagagatacctaattaggattgataaaagaatgaacaacacctagataatttacattcgagagaaggaattctagagtgagggcATGAGCCTTTTGTTTTAAGGAGTTAAGTGTGAAGTATTAGAatgagacttcaatattaatggttaatcaactggttgagtgcactcgagagagggcttagcctagactagcggctttcctagtaatcctagagacttcaattgGGTAATCGAAGTTGTTGAATTGTTCACATAGTGTTCGTTGTGGTTGGATCCAAAGCTCTACCtctttctcttatttgaaaCCTATCCTTTGTTGCGTGCTTTTaacttgtttatgtttaattgtttttctaTGAATCAAACCCAACctttgtctagatagtagttaacatCAGTCtgtggtacttgagtttataAAATTTGTCTCTGTttgatacgatactcttgcttgctttgtgctacactagccccgtataCTTGCGG is part of the Salvia splendens isolate huo1 chromosome 6, SspV2, whole genome shotgun sequence genome and encodes:
- the LOC121807622 gene encoding ENHANCER OF AG-4 protein 2-like isoform X2; translation: MLRPVLWYCGNIFTNEAKNKLSARCLGKTVKYFAQAVKDICEEFEELQRKNLSGVVDDDSTQTHSPEAHSVDSVVDEVLDVNRNNGIAPECKLETKESDDLDSGLEHRAHKQDEVECLDVKPYLSNDVNRMLSPPISSRKNNKLCSNHNNVVKDSPSVSSPSHHSLKKEDSLDCNVKGRLTDGSQNELTNGHRPKLAMGSKKKYPGAVLRSGGSTVPHDHKGEVMRRKFASGDSMKLSSPDIPKLHLEVSSQKREKRLVKEERQSEAVHGVQQDAKVNFESHGDVNPRKKMKVQHGSERKGSHTNEISSPAKISKPADTGKDANLIKAQINGKSYSRGPNNALDDKMAGKDPKRFTSGGKAEAFPIRPAIVSNDNDLPRIKRHQRELETMSGAALISENRPGTSVSHKTDLIVSNCSKVISPVVQLPLKRRSVRICGDDDDELPKTPVHGGTNKVSVTPRMSDSKRKSVTHGEKPVHESQVLRNSREVDNVLKEQVQFNRGMNKLLSPAAQQGMEKRTRESSAAHVSPSPQKLDSEKLTPMEFKLIPVSPKRSSQSVGGGRVSGELESMQPNKAPSNDFRKKTPPGDEKNAASSDRSNLYPNQLLSERSKQPYSGEKKNTTPKMDSRINGSELGTSKENIMSVQERLSASKAHKTSHAVDSKTSDSVSSMKHLIAAAQARKKQTHFQNTYGNRFLFSVPNIEMAGRGPSPAPAALAYEASNTLQLNVLEAPPRSPCSSLHQIQSNNPHENDELEERRVSSGHQGSGSSLSGGTEAAVARDAFEGMIETLSRTKESIARATRLAIDCAKYGLANEVVELLIQKLENEPSLHRRVDLFFLVDSITQCSHTQRGASYVSTVQAVLPRLIGAAAPAGAGAQENRHQCRKVLRLWLERKILPESVLRRYMDGFGVVNDDMSIPLRRPSRAERSIDDPIREMEGMVVDEYGSNAMFQLPGFLSTSVLEEEEDGDASDTNLCLKDDGASPSKHTPATDRDHENHSVTPSDRRHCILEDVDGELEMEDVSGHQKDERPLMTYGSIEAASLDLDPDGGGHESSSNNSTEWLPSPEGSPPLPARSPPMTPPLPNSPPPSSPPPPPPPSSPPPPPPPPTSHQHPFPQPPVGPPSRPAGPSPSIGPPLRPAGSSPPVGPPPPHIHPPPPPFGHHPPPLGPPPHLGPSAPLISQQAFPCQPPLVSHNKTPLSPRSSYRPHPLPHEVGDTPTGNQHTHIVSTTHGSHMDASIKGEVSSHQSSFFPPFGVSLAQERVGYNSSRHVKYGEDETFMNPQASQHRQQYLPGSVPFAQRPVRPELPSQRQPNSAQQHQYPSYSLPNFADGPRRYITDEQWRNQGNNFNMDHPRSGWMTGRSCSGPSHSQEGYHERSPSSSINYQHSASNSLPPSGQMPLPVHTVPMMASAPNMPDINWWPA